A single Streptomyces sp. 2114.4 DNA region contains:
- a CDS encoding FAD-dependent monooxygenase — translation MNPTVEDRVPVLVVGGSLVGLSASLFLGRLGIRHLLVEKHADTSRHPRGRGNNVRTMELFRVAGAEQGIREAASVLADNHGILQARSLTGDDHEWLFKEIDPGGGLARISPSAWCLCSQNDLEPVLVRCAREHGGDLRFSTELSSFEQDAQGVRATLRNRETGELSTVHADYLIAADGPRSPVRERLGIGQTGPGDLFHNVSITFRAPQLAEVVGDRRFIACYLTHPEADGALLPVDNKADWVFHAPWHPDTGETLEDFTDERCIDHIRRATGVPGMAVEITGKAPWHAAERVAERYADGRVFLAGDSAHEMSPTGAFGSNTGIQDAHNLAWKLAAVLNGAAGPELLATYEAERQPVARETSARASARSAEHSHPGYAPAPGAAGGRQRGVLTVALGYCYPQGAVVGADPTLPVVPDQMRLTGEPGTRAPHMWLRAGGERRSTLDLYEKSFVLLTGTDGEMWRTAVKGANEEFSLGLDCYLIGTGPNDDLAPEDGADWAEKHGTTPEGAVLVRPDGFVAWRAEGRVADPEAALREVLAALLCRS, via the coding sequence ATGAATCCCACCGTCGAAGACCGGGTGCCGGTACTCGTCGTGGGCGGGTCCCTGGTCGGCCTGTCCGCGTCGCTGTTCCTGGGACGCCTGGGCATCAGACATCTGCTGGTCGAGAAGCACGCGGACACCTCCCGCCACCCGCGCGGACGGGGCAACAACGTCCGCACCATGGAACTGTTCCGGGTGGCCGGCGCGGAGCAGGGGATCCGCGAGGCCGCGTCGGTCCTGGCCGACAACCACGGGATCCTGCAGGCCCGTTCGCTCACCGGCGACGACCACGAGTGGCTGTTCAAGGAGATCGACCCGGGCGGCGGGCTGGCCCGCATCAGCCCGTCCGCCTGGTGCCTGTGCAGCCAGAACGACCTGGAGCCCGTACTGGTGCGCTGTGCCCGCGAGCACGGTGGTGACCTGCGGTTCTCCACCGAGCTGAGCTCCTTCGAACAGGACGCGCAGGGGGTGCGGGCGACGCTGAGAAACCGGGAGACCGGTGAGCTGTCCACCGTGCACGCGGACTACCTGATCGCCGCCGACGGGCCCCGCAGTCCGGTCCGCGAGCGGCTGGGCATCGGCCAGACGGGGCCCGGCGACCTGTTCCACAACGTGAGCATCACCTTCCGCGCGCCGCAGCTCGCCGAGGTCGTCGGCGACCGCCGCTTCATCGCCTGCTACTTGACCCACCCCGAGGCCGACGGCGCCCTGCTGCCGGTCGACAACAAGGCGGACTGGGTCTTCCACGCCCCCTGGCACCCCGACACGGGCGAGACCCTGGAGGACTTCACCGACGAGCGGTGCATCGACCACATCCGCCGGGCAACAGGCGTACCGGGCATGGCAGTTGAGATCACCGGCAAGGCCCCGTGGCACGCCGCCGAGCGGGTCGCCGAGCGGTACGCGGACGGCCGGGTCTTCCTCGCCGGCGACTCGGCCCACGAGATGTCCCCCACCGGCGCGTTCGGCTCCAACACCGGCATCCAGGACGCCCACAACCTGGCCTGGAAGCTCGCCGCCGTGCTCAACGGCGCGGCGGGCCCGGAGCTGCTGGCGACCTACGAGGCGGAGCGGCAGCCGGTGGCGCGGGAGACCAGCGCCCGCGCCTCGGCGCGCTCGGCCGAGCACAGCCACCCGGGGTACGCACCGGCCCCCGGGGCGGCCGGCGGCCGGCAGCGCGGGGTGCTCACCGTCGCCCTGGGGTACTGCTATCCGCAGGGCGCGGTCGTCGGCGCCGACCCCACGCTGCCGGTGGTACCCGACCAGATGCGGCTCACGGGCGAACCGGGCACCCGCGCCCCGCACATGTGGCTGCGGGCCGGCGGCGAGCGGCGCTCGACCCTCGATCTGTACGAGAAGTCCTTCGTCCTGCTGACCGGGACGGACGGCGAGATGTGGCGCACCGCGGTCAAGGGCGCCAACGAGGAGTTCTCCCTCGGGCTGGACTGCTACCTGATCGGCACCGGTCCGAACGACGACCTGGCTCCCGAGGACGGCGCCGACTGGGCCGAGAAGCACGGGACGACGCCCGAGGGTGCGGTGCTGGTGCGCCCCGACGGGTTCGTGGCGTGGCGGGCCGAGGGGCGGGTGGCCGACCCCGAGGCGGCGCTGCGGGAGGTCCTTGCCGCGCTGCTGTGCCGGAGCTGA
- a CDS encoding glutathione peroxidase has translation MSLYDIPLRTLTGEPASLADYRGKALLVVNVASKCGLTPQYSGLQRLQQRYADRGFSVLGFPSNQFAGQEPGTAEEIATFCSATYGVSFPLFEKTDVNGADRHPLYTALTGAEDAEGAAGDVQWNFEKFLIDPQGRVAGRFRPRTEPEAEELVTAIEAALPA, from the coding sequence GTGAGCCTGTACGACATCCCCCTGCGCACCCTGACCGGTGAGCCCGCTTCGCTCGCCGACTACCGGGGCAAGGCCCTGCTGGTGGTGAATGTGGCGTCCAAGTGCGGGCTGACCCCGCAGTATTCCGGTCTGCAGCGGCTGCAGCAGCGCTACGCCGACCGTGGCTTCAGTGTGCTGGGCTTCCCCAGCAACCAGTTCGCGGGCCAGGAGCCCGGCACCGCCGAGGAGATCGCCACCTTCTGCTCGGCGACGTACGGCGTGAGCTTTCCGCTGTTCGAGAAGACCGACGTCAACGGCGCGGACCGGCACCCGCTGTACACGGCGCTGACCGGCGCCGAGGACGCCGAAGGGGCGGCCGGTGACGTCCAGTGGAACTTCGAGAAGTTCCTGATCGATCCCCAGGGCCGGGTTGCGGGCCGCTTCCGGCCGCGCACCGAGCCGGAGGCCGAGGAACTGGTCACCGCCATCGAGGCGGCCCTGCCGGCCTGA
- a CDS encoding STAS domain-containing protein has product METGQYYPRLVGPSSAPGGTTVLELRGELDILAVSVLSDRLDEITGTQGTDLVVDVRAVTFIDCAGLSLLSRARYRTRQRGGRLRLTGVFGGGSVARLLRMTGLTGSFEILSDETGGDDGGGAAGASGSTAVTDTAAVTAAVPDTATDTAAVTAAVPDTATDAAGTAVA; this is encoded by the coding sequence ATGGAAACAGGTCAGTACTACCCGAGACTCGTGGGGCCCAGCAGCGCCCCGGGCGGCACGACCGTGCTGGAACTCCGCGGTGAGCTGGACATTCTCGCCGTGTCGGTGCTGTCCGACCGGCTGGACGAGATCACCGGTACGCAGGGCACCGACCTCGTGGTCGACGTCCGCGCGGTCACGTTCATCGACTGCGCCGGACTGTCCCTGCTGAGCCGCGCCCGCTACCGGACGCGGCAGCGCGGCGGCCGGCTGCGGCTGACGGGCGTCTTCGGCGGCGGGAGCGTCGCCCGGCTGCTGCGGATGACCGGGCTGACCGGCAGCTTCGAGATCCTGTCCGACGAGACCGGGGGCGACGACGGGGGCGGAGCCGCCGGAGCATCCGGATCGACCGCAGTCACGGATACGGCCGCGGTGACGGCCGCGGTCCCGGACACGGCCACGGATACGGCCGCGGTGACGGCCGCGGTCCCGGACACGGCCACGGACGCCGCGGGCACGGCCGTCGCCTGA
- a CDS encoding GAF domain-containing protein — protein MAAVGSDHDLGRALGRIAETAASLTGARHAAVSLRDEDGNGPGEPVTHGAPPEGEPPAGGFLEVPVQVQGELFGTLSVAGKGDGGQFSDADLHLVRILATEAGIALSNARLHSAARQRRRWIDGAASITTALLAGPETGSTTANALTVVAEKGRELAEAATGAVLLPHAEGGMEVVAISTALSEAVRTEAYRGRIPPRSPVVHQIDAGLAVFSDDFADDPRSVSPISRHYGPAMLLPLRSSGRVLGALALCRMSGDRRFSHTERTLGTQFAAQAAVALVLADRHRDRERLAVFEDRDRIARDLHDLVIQRLFATGMLLETARRKALVPEVREGVGQAVDELEATIQEIRTAIIALQQGPPEAPPGLRTRVLREAGAATAALGTRPSVRFTGPVDTRVDDKGARELLAALREALADVTAPAPAPAPSRAPARVEIAVDVTAPLPDGRPGIRLTVTGPDGAGRPLIWERPLRGGCDA, from the coding sequence ATGGCGGCCGTCGGCTCCGACCACGACCTGGGCCGCGCCCTGGGCCGCATCGCCGAGACCGCCGCCTCCCTCACGGGTGCGCGCCACGCCGCCGTCAGCCTCCGCGACGAGGACGGCAACGGGCCCGGCGAGCCGGTCACCCACGGCGCACCCCCCGAAGGTGAGCCGCCCGCCGGAGGCTTTCTGGAGGTGCCCGTCCAAGTGCAGGGGGAGCTGTTCGGCACGCTGTCCGTCGCGGGGAAGGGCGACGGCGGGCAGTTCAGCGACGCGGATCTGCACCTGGTGCGGATACTGGCCACCGAGGCCGGTATCGCCCTGAGCAATGCCCGGCTGCACTCCGCCGCCCGGCAGCGCCGGCGCTGGATCGACGGCGCGGCATCCATCACCACGGCGCTGCTGGCCGGGCCCGAGACCGGCTCGACGACCGCCAACGCCCTCACGGTCGTCGCGGAGAAGGGCCGGGAGCTGGCCGAGGCGGCGACCGGGGCGGTCCTGCTGCCGCACGCCGAGGGCGGTATGGAGGTCGTGGCGATCTCCACCGCGCTGTCCGAGGCCGTACGGACCGAGGCGTACCGCGGCAGGATTCCGCCCCGGAGTCCGGTCGTCCACCAGATAGACGCCGGGCTCGCGGTCTTCTCCGACGACTTCGCCGACGACCCGCGCTCGGTCTCCCCGATATCGCGGCACTACGGCCCGGCGATGCTGCTGCCACTGCGCAGCAGCGGGCGGGTGCTGGGCGCCCTCGCACTGTGCCGGATGTCCGGCGACCGCCGCTTCAGCCACACCGAACGGACCCTGGGCACGCAGTTCGCCGCGCAGGCCGCGGTGGCGCTCGTGCTGGCCGACCGGCACCGGGACCGCGAGCGGCTGGCCGTCTTCGAGGACCGCGACCGCATCGCCCGCGATCTGCACGATCTGGTCATCCAGCGGCTGTTCGCCACCGGGATGCTGCTGGAGACCGCCCGGCGCAAGGCGCTGGTGCCGGAGGTGCGGGAGGGGGTGGGCCAGGCGGTCGACGAACTGGAGGCCACGATCCAGGAGATCAGAACGGCCATCATCGCGCTGCAGCAGGGACCGCCCGAGGCCCCGCCCGGCCTGCGCACCCGGGTGCTGCGGGAGGCCGGCGCGGCCACCGCGGCGCTCGGCACCCGGCCGTCGGTCCGGTTCACCGGTCCGGTCGACACCCGGGTCGACGACAAGGGCGCCCGTGAGCTGCTGGCCGCACTCCGCGAGGCGCTGGCGGACGTGACCGCCCCGGCCCCGGCACCGGCACCGTCACGGGCGCCGGCCCGGGTGGAGATCGCCGTGGACGTCACCGCCCCGCTCCCCGACGGCCGGCCGGGCATCCGGCTGACGGTGACCGGCCCGGACGGCGCCGGCCGGCCCCTGATCTGGGAGCGTCCGCTCCGGGGCGGGTGCGACGCCTGA
- a CDS encoding ABC transporter ATP-binding protein encodes MDMEVTAWHALHSTMAAQQGRRRFSRGTLRRITAFARPHRRRLLWFLVLSTVTAMLAVATPLLAGRVVDAIVGGDSASLVLGLSGLIAAIAVAEAGLGLVTRWLSASIGEGLILDLRTTVYDHVQRMPIAFFTRTRTGALVSRLNNDVIGAQRAFSDTLSGVVSNIVTLLLTLVVMLGLSWQITLIALVLLPVFVLPARRVGRRLAELRREGADHNAAMGTQMTERFSAPGATLVKLMGRPDRESAEFAIRARRVRDIGVRSAMVQTYFVTALTLVSALALAVVYGLGGYLALRGRLEPGAIVSLALLLTRLYAPLTALSGAHIEVMSALVSFERVFEVLDLKPLISEKPDARAVPEGPVSVEFDSVRFGYPSADKVSLASLEEVATLDARGGEEVLHGISFRAEPGQMVALVGSSGAGKSTVAQLLPRLYDTDSGAVRLSGVDVRELTAASLRDVLGMVTQDGHLFHDTIRANLLLARPEAAEEELWDALRRARLEDLIAGLPDGLDTVVGERGYRLSGGERQRLTIARLLLAHPRVVILDEATAHLDNTSEAAVQEALTEALEGRTALVIAHRLSTVRAADLILVVEGGRIVERGTHETLLAADGRYAELYRTQFTDSEERREAAGEARRVNTGPDAVPESALVN; translated from the coding sequence ATGGACATGGAAGTCACCGCCTGGCATGCGCTGCACAGCACGATGGCCGCGCAGCAGGGCAGACGCCGCTTCTCCCGCGGCACCCTGCGCCGCATCACGGCCTTCGCCCGGCCGCACCGCCGCCGTCTGCTGTGGTTCCTCGTACTGAGCACGGTGACCGCGATGCTCGCGGTGGCCACCCCGCTGCTGGCCGGCCGGGTGGTGGACGCGATCGTGGGCGGCGACTCGGCGTCCCTCGTCCTCGGGCTGTCCGGGCTGATCGCCGCGATCGCGGTCGCCGAGGCCGGTCTGGGACTGGTGACCCGCTGGCTGTCGGCGAGCATCGGAGAGGGGCTGATCCTGGATCTGCGGACGACCGTGTACGACCACGTCCAGCGGATGCCCATCGCCTTCTTCACGCGCACCCGCACCGGAGCGCTGGTCAGCCGCCTGAACAACGATGTGATCGGCGCCCAGCGGGCCTTCAGCGACACCCTGTCCGGGGTCGTCAGCAATATCGTGACGCTGCTGCTCACCCTCGTGGTGATGCTCGGTCTGTCCTGGCAGATCACCCTGATCGCGCTGGTGCTGCTGCCGGTGTTCGTGCTTCCCGCCCGCCGGGTCGGCCGGCGGCTGGCGGAGCTGCGCCGGGAGGGTGCCGACCACAATGCGGCGATGGGCACCCAGATGACGGAGCGGTTCTCCGCGCCGGGCGCCACCCTAGTCAAGCTGATGGGCCGCCCGGACCGGGAGTCCGCCGAATTCGCCATCCGGGCCCGCCGGGTGCGCGATATCGGGGTCCGTTCGGCCATGGTCCAGACGTACTTCGTCACCGCGCTCACCCTGGTCTCCGCCCTGGCGCTCGCGGTCGTCTACGGCCTGGGCGGGTACCTCGCGCTGCGCGGACGGCTGGAGCCCGGCGCGATCGTCTCCCTGGCCCTGCTGCTCACCCGGCTCTACGCCCCGCTGACCGCGCTGTCCGGCGCCCATATCGAGGTGATGAGCGCGCTGGTCAGCTTCGAGCGGGTCTTCGAGGTGCTGGACCTCAAGCCGCTGATCTCCGAGAAGCCGGATGCCCGCGCGGTCCCCGAGGGCCCGGTGTCCGTGGAGTTCGACTCCGTCCGCTTCGGCTACCCGTCCGCCGACAAGGTCTCGCTGGCCTCCCTGGAGGAGGTCGCCACCCTCGACGCCCGGGGCGGCGAGGAGGTCCTGCACGGCATCTCCTTCCGTGCCGAACCCGGCCAGATGGTCGCCCTGGTCGGCTCCTCGGGCGCCGGCAAGTCGACCGTGGCTCAGCTGCTGCCCCGGCTGTACGACACCGACTCCGGCGCGGTCCGGCTGTCCGGCGTGGACGTCCGCGAACTGACCGCCGCCTCGCTGCGCGACGTCCTGGGGATGGTCACCCAGGACGGGCACCTCTTCCACGACACGATCCGCGCGAACCTGCTGCTGGCCAGGCCGGAGGCGGCCGAGGAGGAGCTGTGGGACGCGCTGCGCCGGGCGCGTCTGGAGGACCTGATCGCCGGGCTCCCGGACGGGCTGGACACCGTCGTCGGCGAGCGGGGCTACCGCCTCTCGGGCGGCGAACGGCAGCGGCTGACCATCGCCCGGCTGCTGCTCGCCCACCCCCGGGTGGTGATCCTGGACGAGGCCACCGCCCATCTGGACAACACCTCCGAGGCGGCGGTGCAGGAAGCGCTCACCGAGGCCCTTGAGGGCCGTACCGCACTGGTCATCGCCCACCGGCTGTCGACCGTACGGGCCGCGGATCTGATCCTGGTCGTCGAGGGCGGACGAATCGTCGAGCGCGGAACGCACGAGACGCTGCTGGCCGCGGACGGGCGCTATGCGGAGCTGTACCGGACGCAGTTCACCGACTCGGAGGAGCGGCGGGAGGCCGCCGGGGAGGCCCGGCGGGTGAATACCGGTCCGGATGCCGTGCCGGAATCGGCGCTGGTGAACTGA
- a CDS encoding nuclear transport factor 2 family protein — MTQRAEHSTVMDRLALDDLITGYAIAVDDGDWPGYRALFTPDGRADYRSAGGIEGGVDEITAWLGEMLQHFAIRQHLIVNRRITLVRLDGASGDSATVQADYFNPMRLAGPATEGGGGPTAPNYTCAGRYEFTARRTADGWRLTGVVVHEKWREVWVDGE, encoded by the coding sequence ATGACGCAGCGCGCGGAACACTCCACTGTCATGGATCGCCTCGCCCTCGATGATCTGATCACCGGGTACGCCATCGCCGTGGACGACGGCGACTGGCCCGGCTACCGGGCCCTGTTCACCCCGGACGGCCGGGCCGACTACCGCTCCGCGGGCGGCATCGAGGGCGGCGTGGACGAGATCACCGCCTGGCTCGGCGAGATGCTGCAGCACTTCGCCATCCGGCAGCATCTGATCGTCAACCGCCGCATCACCCTCGTCCGCCTGGACGGTGCCTCCGGGGACTCCGCCACCGTCCAGGCCGACTACTTCAACCCGATGCGGCTCGCCGGGCCCGCCACGGAGGGCGGGGGCGGCCCGACCGCCCCCAATTACACCTGCGCCGGCCGCTACGAGTTCACCGCCCGGCGCACCGCCGACGGCTGGCGGCTGACCGGCGTCGTCGTCCACGAGAAGTGGCGTGAGGTATGGGTCGACGGTGAGTGA
- the lnt gene encoding apolipoprotein N-acyltransferase, whose translation MDTPPGRPARWLGSPWTRGVATALAGAVPALTFPAPSWWWLAYVALVPWLLLVRSAPTRRRAALDGWLGGTGFILAVHQWLLPSLHIFILVLALLLGAFWAPWGVLVRVLLGDAPPAGGAAREGPARTRSGEAAAAGRRATGGRCAAALVLVPSGWLMVELVRSWEYLGGPWGLLGASQWQVPPALRLASVGGVWLVSLLVVAVNTAVAELIARPATRLPAVAGLLVCALAATMAWFWAPVPRITGTVRVAVVQPNRTGTPAARLDRSEALTRSLAGRGVRLIVWGESSLYTDPADHPALAARLAALSRRTGAELLINADSAHAERPGISKSAVLIGPDGPTGDRYAKMRLVPFGEYIPFRSVLGWATRVGKAAPSDRLRGTGQVVMPLAAADGLRIGPLVCFETAFPDMSRHLARDGARVLVAQSSTSTFQDSWAPAQHASLAALRAAENWRPMVHATLTGISAVYGPRGEQIGERLGTDRSAAAVYDLPLAAGTSPYTRFGDWAVYGAMGALVLAGGYAGLRALSRRTARARR comes from the coding sequence ATGGACACACCGCCAGGCCGTCCGGCGCGGTGGCTCGGCTCCCCCTGGACCCGGGGGGTGGCCACCGCGCTCGCCGGTGCGGTGCCGGCCCTCACCTTCCCCGCGCCGTCGTGGTGGTGGCTGGCGTATGTCGCGCTGGTGCCCTGGCTGCTGCTGGTGCGGTCGGCACCGACCCGCCGGCGGGCGGCGCTGGACGGCTGGCTGGGCGGCACCGGCTTCATCCTGGCCGTCCACCAGTGGCTGCTGCCCAGCCTGCACATCTTCATCCTCGTGCTCGCCCTGCTGCTCGGTGCGTTCTGGGCCCCCTGGGGAGTGCTGGTGCGCGTGCTGCTGGGGGACGCGCCCCCGGCGGGCGGGGCGGCGCGCGAGGGGCCCGCGCGGACGAGGTCCGGGGAAGCCGCTGCCGCGGGGCGGCGGGCTACGGGCGGTCGGTGTGCCGCCGCGCTGGTGCTGGTGCCGTCGGGCTGGCTGATGGTCGAACTGGTCCGTTCCTGGGAGTACTTGGGCGGCCCCTGGGGGCTGCTGGGCGCCAGTCAGTGGCAGGTGCCGCCCGCGCTGCGGCTGGCGTCGGTCGGCGGGGTGTGGCTGGTGAGCTTGCTGGTGGTGGCGGTGAACACGGCGGTGGCAGAGCTGATCGCCCGCCCGGCGACACGGCTGCCCGCTGTCGCCGGGCTGCTGGTGTGCGCGCTGGCGGCCACCATGGCCTGGTTCTGGGCGCCGGTCCCCCGCATCACCGGCACGGTGCGGGTCGCCGTCGTCCAGCCGAACCGGACCGGCACCCCCGCGGCCCGCCTGGACCGCAGCGAGGCCCTGACCCGGTCGCTGGCGGGCCGCGGGGTGCGCCTGATCGTCTGGGGCGAGAGCAGCCTCTACACGGACCCGGCGGACCACCCGGCGCTCGCCGCCCGCCTCGCCGCCCTCTCCCGGCGGACCGGCGCAGAGCTGCTGATCAACGCCGACTCCGCGCACGCCGAACGGCCGGGCATCTCCAAGAGCGCGGTCCTGATCGGCCCGGACGGACCCACCGGGGACCGCTACGCCAAGATGCGGCTGGTGCCCTTCGGCGAGTACATACCGTTCCGGTCCGTACTGGGCTGGGCAACGCGGGTCGGCAAGGCGGCCCCCAGCGACCGGCTGCGCGGCACCGGCCAGGTGGTGATGCCCCTCGCCGCCGCGGACGGGCTGCGCATCGGGCCGCTGGTCTGCTTCGAGACCGCCTTTCCCGACATGAGCCGCCATCTGGCGCGCGACGGCGCCCGTGTGCTGGTCGCGCAGTCCTCGACCTCGACCTTCCAGGACAGCTGGGCGCCCGCCCAGCATGCGTCACTGGCCGCGCTGCGCGCCGCGGAAAACTGGCGGCCCATGGTGCACGCCACCCTCACCGGCATCAGTGCGGTGTACGGCCCCCGGGGTGAGCAGATCGGCGAACGGCTGGGCACCGACCGCAGTGCGGCGGCCGTCTACGATCTGCCGCTGGCCGCGGGCACCAGCCCGTACACCCGGTTCGGTGACTGGGCGGTGTACGGGGCGATGGGTGCGCTGGTGCTCGCCGGCGGGTACGCGGGGCTGCGGGCGCTCAGCAGGCGGACTGCGCGAGCGCGTCGGTGA
- a CDS encoding Gfo/Idh/MocA family protein: protein MKVGCIGLGDIAQKAYLPVLSTQPGLELHLHTRTPATLERVGAAHRLTGAQLHGDLDSLLATGLDAAFVHAATAAHPEIVNRLIEAGVPTYVDKPLSYELATSQRLVALAEDRGVGLAVGFNRRFAPAYAQCREHARDLILMQKNRIGLPEDPRTLVLDDFIHVVDTLRFLVPGEIDHIDVRARIRDGLMQHVVLQLSGDGFTALGTMNRLSGSTEEILDVSGQDTKRQVVNLAEVIDHKGQPSIRRRGDWVPVARQRGIEQIVLAFLDDVRAGRQASAEDALRTHELCERVITDALAQSAC, encoded by the coding sequence GTGAAGGTCGGCTGCATCGGACTCGGCGACATCGCCCAGAAGGCGTACCTCCCCGTGCTGAGTACCCAGCCCGGGCTCGAACTGCATCTGCACACCCGCACCCCGGCGACCCTCGAACGCGTCGGCGCCGCTCACCGGCTGACCGGGGCACAGCTCCACGGCGACCTCGACTCGCTGCTCGCCACCGGCCTGGACGCGGCCTTCGTGCACGCCGCCACCGCCGCCCACCCCGAGATCGTGAACCGGCTGATCGAGGCAGGTGTGCCGACCTATGTCGATAAGCCGCTCTCCTACGAACTCGCCACCTCCCAGCGCCTCGTCGCGCTCGCCGAAGACCGCGGAGTGGGGCTCGCCGTCGGCTTCAACCGCCGATTCGCTCCCGCCTACGCCCAGTGCCGCGAGCACGCCCGCGATCTGATCCTGATGCAGAAGAACCGGATCGGACTGCCCGAGGACCCGCGCACGCTCGTGCTGGACGACTTCATCCACGTCGTGGACACCCTGCGGTTCCTCGTCCCCGGCGAGATCGACCACATCGATGTGCGTGCCCGGATCCGTGACGGGCTGATGCAGCATGTGGTGCTGCAGCTCTCCGGTGACGGCTTCACCGCTCTCGGCACCATGAACCGCCTGAGCGGATCCACCGAGGAAATCCTTGACGTTTCCGGACAGGACACCAAGCGCCAGGTCGTCAATCTCGCCGAGGTCATCGACCACAAGGGGCAGCCGAGCATCCGGCGCCGCGGCGACTGGGTGCCGGTCGCCCGGCAGCGTGGCATCGAGCAGATCGTCCTGGCGTTCCTGGACGACGTACGGGCCGGCCGGCAGGCGTCCGCCGAGGACGCCCTGCGCACCCATGAGCTGTGCGAACGGGTGATCACCGACGCGCTCGCGCAGTCCGCCTGCTGA
- a CDS encoding uracil-DNA glycosylase, which produces MLPESWRGVLGEELEKPYFKELTDFVEQERAAGPVYPPREQVFAALEATPYDQVKVLILGQDPYHGAGQGHGLCFSVQPGVKTPPSLRNIYKEMKEELGHPVPDNGYLMPWAQQGVLLLNAVLTVREAEPNSHKGKGWEKVTDAVIRAVASRPDPAVFVLWGNYAKKKLPLIDEERHAVVQGAHPSPLSAKKFFGSRPFTQIDAAVAAQGHTPIDWRIPDLG; this is translated from the coding sequence ATGCTGCCCGAATCCTGGCGCGGGGTCCTCGGCGAGGAGTTGGAGAAGCCCTATTTCAAGGAGCTCACCGACTTCGTCGAGCAGGAGCGGGCCGCCGGTCCCGTCTACCCGCCCCGCGAGCAGGTCTTCGCGGCGCTGGAGGCGACGCCCTACGACCAGGTGAAGGTGCTCATCCTGGGACAGGACCCGTACCACGGCGCCGGCCAGGGCCACGGCCTGTGTTTCTCCGTGCAGCCCGGTGTCAAGACACCGCCGTCGCTGCGGAACATCTACAAGGAGATGAAGGAGGAACTGGGCCACCCGGTTCCGGACAACGGATATCTGATGCCCTGGGCCCAGCAGGGAGTGCTGCTGCTGAACGCCGTGCTCACGGTCCGCGAGGCCGAGCCCAATTCGCACAAGGGCAAGGGATGGGAGAAGGTCACCGACGCGGTCATCCGTGCCGTGGCCTCCCGGCCCGACCCGGCGGTCTTCGTGCTCTGGGGGAATTACGCCAAGAAGAAGCTGCCGCTGATCGACGAGGAGCGGCATGCCGTGGTGCAGGGTGCGCACCCTTCCCCGCTGTCGGCGAAGAAGTTCTTCGGCTCCCGCCCCTTCACCCAGATCGATGCGGCGGTCGCCGCACAGGGGCACACCCCGATCGATTGGCGGATCCCTGACCTGGGCTGA